In Acidovorax sp. GBBC 1281, a single window of DNA contains:
- a CDS encoding pyridoxal phosphate-dependent aminotransferase: MRATVIHLEESKIREVANAGMGRSDVLAFWFGESDEVTPEPVRQAAMESLGRGETFYSHNLGLPELRSAIASYTSALHGPIAADRVAVTSGGVNGLMLSMQTLLDPGDEVVAVTPVWPNLTAQPQIMGARLRCIPLRPQPGGAWVLDMDALLAAITPSTRLLIVNAPNNPTGWTLTRDEQQQIIQHCRTTGTWILADEVYERLYYDDLSNSVCAPSFLDLAEAEDRLVVVQSFSKSFLMTGWRLGWLVMPAEMTHHMGKLIEFNTSCTSVFTQRAGIAALQHASEITPRVVSHLQVCRDALLPLLQALPGIEVASPRAGMYAFFRLPGQGDSLDLAKRLVREAGLGLAPGNAFGLEAQGWLRWCFASRDPERLVQGVQRLKTWLGV; encoded by the coding sequence ATGCGCGCTACCGTCATTCACCTTGAAGAATCCAAAATCCGTGAAGTGGCCAATGCGGGAATGGGACGCAGCGATGTGCTCGCTTTCTGGTTCGGCGAAAGCGATGAGGTCACCCCTGAGCCTGTGCGGCAGGCGGCCATGGAATCTCTTGGGCGGGGAGAAACCTTCTACTCACATAACCTGGGGCTACCCGAGCTGCGCAGCGCGATCGCCTCGTACACGAGCGCATTGCATGGGCCGATCGCTGCAGACCGGGTGGCTGTGACCTCGGGCGGGGTGAACGGGCTGATGCTGTCCATGCAGACGTTGCTCGATCCTGGCGACGAGGTGGTGGCGGTGACGCCGGTGTGGCCCAACCTGACGGCGCAGCCACAAATCATGGGTGCGCGGCTGCGATGCATTCCGTTGCGGCCTCAGCCGGGGGGCGCATGGGTGTTGGACATGGATGCGCTGTTGGCTGCCATCACCCCCTCCACGCGTTTGCTGATCGTGAATGCACCCAACAATCCCACGGGCTGGACGCTCACGCGCGACGAGCAGCAGCAAATCATTCAGCATTGCCGTACAACGGGCACGTGGATACTGGCCGACGAGGTGTACGAGCGGCTCTATTACGACGATCTGTCCAACTCGGTGTGCGCGCCCAGCTTTCTGGATCTGGCAGAGGCTGAGGACCGATTGGTCGTGGTGCAGAGCTTTTCCAAAAGCTTCCTCATGACGGGCTGGCGTCTGGGTTGGCTGGTCATGCCGGCGGAAATGACCCATCACATGGGCAAGCTCATCGAGTTCAATACCTCGTGCACCAGTGTCTTCACCCAGCGGGCGGGAATTGCGGCTTTGCAGCATGCGTCAGAAATCACGCCCCGTGTCGTCTCTCATCTTCAGGTGTGCAGGGATGCGTTGCTTCCCTTGCTGCAGGCGCTGCCGGGCATTGAGGTCGCCAGTCCGCGTGCCGGCATGTATGCGTTCTTTCGGCTGCCCGGCCAGGGCGACTCTCTGGATTTGGCCAAGCGGTTGGTGCGGGAAGCCGGTTTGGGGTTGGCACCGGGCAACGCGTTCGGTCTGGAGGCGCAAGGATGGTTGCGTTGGTGCTTCGCTTCCCGCGATCCTGAGCGGTTGGTGCAAGGGGTGCAACGGCTCAAAACATGGCTCGGGGTATAA
- a CDS encoding PilW family protein, with product MKKNDFMRNYLAAKHRQKGLTLIELMVAMVISLLIVLAAVAALVVSRQGFSSVDAASQLRDNGRFAVDLIQRLGVQAGYKDVRDAATPVPNSTAGIESNPPPNVYGINNQKRSETNAWDESSNWGSAVGAGSDILVLRNQTSQLVPTATTSDQTMIDCMGVAPTAVPVDRYDRILSILHVGVGQDGEPSLMCTHIGSTGSLEAEPLIRGVENFQVLYGVDGIGPNNATLPASAASSPENGPERYLRADQITNTSNAAVSYSNWRRVRSLRIGMVIRGPSGSAIDKSSQTLYPLGIAKGSSSGAIGSGLADASNDPGTVFTSSDGRLRQTVTFTVHLRNYQQDN from the coding sequence ATGAAAAAGAATGATTTCATGCGGAATTATTTAGCCGCCAAACATCGACAAAAGGGCTTGACCCTTATCGAACTGATGGTAGCAATGGTCATCAGCCTGCTGATTGTACTGGCAGCGGTGGCCGCATTGGTGGTATCCAGGCAGGGCTTCAGCAGCGTCGATGCCGCCTCACAACTCCGAGATAACGGTAGATTTGCTGTCGATCTTATTCAGCGCTTAGGGGTACAGGCGGGATACAAGGACGTGAGAGATGCTGCGACCCCAGTACCCAACAGTACAGCCGGAATCGAATCAAATCCACCACCAAATGTTTACGGGATTAATAATCAAAAACGCAGTGAAACCAACGCGTGGGATGAAAGCTCCAACTGGGGTTCTGCGGTGGGAGCAGGCAGCGATATTTTGGTGCTAAGAAATCAAACCAGTCAGCTCGTGCCAACAGCGACCACTTCTGATCAAACCATGATTGATTGCATGGGTGTGGCACCGACAGCAGTGCCCGTTGATCGATACGACCGCATATTGAGTATATTGCACGTTGGTGTTGGACAAGACGGTGAGCCGTCTCTCATGTGCACCCATATCGGTTCAACCGGTTCTCTGGAAGCGGAGCCTTTGATCAGGGGAGTGGAAAACTTTCAAGTGCTTTACGGGGTTGATGGCATCGGTCCAAACAATGCCACTTTGCCGGCCAGTGCAGCAAGTTCGCCAGAAAATGGGCCTGAGCGTTATTTAAGGGCCGACCAGATCACCAACACGTCAAATGCGGCCGTCAGCTATTCCAATTGGAGGCGCGTCAGGAGCCTGCGCATCGGCATGGTTATCAGAGGTCCCAGTGGCTCGGCTATTGACAAGAGCTCTCAAACCCTCTATCCGCTGGGTATCGCCAAAGGCTCCAGTTCTGGCGCAATAGGCAGCGGTCTGGCAGACGCGAGCAATGATCCAGGCACCGTTTTCACGTCATCCGATGGAAGATTGCGGCAAACCGTTACCTTCACGGTACACCTGCGCAACTATCAACAAGACAATTAG
- a CDS encoding pilus assembly PilX family protein produces the protein MLKFQDLSVKFTVLPRASKERGASLIVVMLLLVIVSILGISGVQISMMAERGTRNDRDTQIAWQSTEAALMDAEFDILGQPASSSTKRNSIFKRGSTDISQFVQDCGTSGNTIGLCALNATGKPAWLAVDFTITANNAPTTVFGTYTGRTFPSGNAGIQPAQPPRYVIEPIPDPSMSRTKDPKDVKYIYRITAMGFGPNADTQTVSQVIFRN, from the coding sequence ATGCTGAAATTCCAAGATTTATCTGTGAAATTCACAGTGTTACCTCGAGCTTCAAAAGAACGAGGAGCGTCATTAATTGTAGTGATGCTGTTGTTGGTGATTGTCTCCATATTGGGAATATCAGGAGTGCAGATATCGATGATGGCGGAGCGTGGCACTCGAAATGATCGGGATACTCAAATCGCCTGGCAATCCACCGAAGCTGCCTTGATGGACGCAGAATTCGACATTCTGGGACAACCAGCCAGTTCTTCCACAAAAAGAAACAGCATCTTCAAACGAGGCAGCACAGATATCTCGCAATTTGTCCAAGACTGCGGAACATCTGGAAACACAATCGGTCTGTGCGCTCTCAACGCCACAGGCAAGCCGGCTTGGTTGGCCGTGGACTTCACGATTACAGCAAACAATGCCCCGACGACGGTATTCGGGACTTATACAGGACGGACATTTCCCTCAGGCAATGCAGGAATTCAACCCGCACAGCCTCCCCGCTATGTCATAGAGCCCATCCCGGATCCCTCCATGTCCCGCACCAAAGATCCAAAAGACGTCAAATATATCTACAGAATAACTGCCATGGGGTTTGGCCCGAATGCGGACACCCAGACCGTATCGCAAGTGATTTTCAGAAATTGA
- the ribD gene encoding bifunctional diaminohydroxyphosphoribosylaminopyrimidine deaminase/5-amino-6-(5-phosphoribosylamino)uracil reductase RibD — protein MNKSAESNFMRRALELAQQGLFRTSPNPRVGCVIVNASGTVLGEGSTQPAGQAHAEIMALRDAHGRGLSVEGATAYVTLEPCSHHGRTGPCCDALADAGLSKVFASITDPNPMVAGQGVSRLRGRGVEVDVGLESQASRELNLGFFSRMIRRRPWVRMKAAASLDGLTALHGGESQWITSPLARSDGHAWRARACAVLTGIGTVLADDPRLDVREVETPRQPDLILLDSQLRVPLHAAIFKAGRRVFIYTAIQNPEKEALLASRGVTVLHLPNAEGHIDLAALMLDLGRLQMNEVHVEAGSQLNGALLQAGLVDDVLLYLAPKLLGPGLGIAHRVALSKLSDGTDMAFQSVEMVGPDLRVVARLSGHADF, from the coding sequence ATGAACAAGTCAGCAGAGTCAAATTTCATGAGGAGGGCGTTGGAGCTGGCGCAGCAAGGCCTCTTTCGTACCTCGCCCAATCCACGAGTCGGCTGCGTGATCGTCAATGCTTCTGGCACGGTGCTGGGCGAAGGATCTACACAGCCGGCAGGTCAGGCGCACGCTGAAATCATGGCGCTGCGCGATGCCCATGGGCGTGGGTTGTCGGTAGAAGGGGCTACTGCCTATGTCACTTTGGAGCCCTGTTCGCATCATGGGAGAACCGGTCCGTGCTGCGATGCTTTGGCTGACGCGGGATTGAGCAAGGTGTTTGCCTCTATCACCGATCCCAATCCCATGGTGGCGGGGCAAGGGGTGAGCAGATTGCGCGGGCGTGGCGTGGAAGTAGACGTGGGCCTTGAATCGCAAGCATCCCGCGAGTTAAACCTGGGCTTTTTCAGCCGCATGATCCGCCGACGCCCCTGGGTTCGCATGAAGGCAGCTGCCTCTCTGGATGGCTTGACGGCCTTGCATGGAGGTGAAAGCCAATGGATCACGTCGCCCTTGGCGCGCTCCGATGGCCATGCCTGGCGTGCGCGGGCGTGTGCGGTGTTGACTGGCATCGGCACCGTTCTGGCGGATGATCCACGGCTGGATGTCCGGGAGGTCGAGACTCCTCGCCAACCTGACCTGATTTTGTTGGACAGTCAGTTGAGGGTGCCATTGCACGCGGCCATTTTCAAAGCCGGGCGCCGGGTTTTTATTTACACGGCCATCCAAAACCCTGAAAAGGAGGCGTTACTCGCTTCACGCGGTGTCACCGTGCTGCATTTGCCCAATGCGGAAGGGCACATCGACCTGGCTGCCCTGATGTTGGATCTGGGTCGCCTGCAAATGAATGAAGTGCATGTGGAAGCGGGCAGCCAGTTGAATGGCGCGTTACTGCAAGCGGGGTTGGTGGACGATGTGCTGCTTTATCTGGCCCCTAAATTGTTGGGGCCTGGATTGGGCATTGCGCACCGGGTGGCATTGTCCAAGCTATCCGACGGAACCGACATGGCATTCCAATCGGTCGAGATGGTCGGCCCGGACCTGCGCGTGGTCGCGCGGCTGTCCGGCCACGCTGATTTTTAA
- the rpsO gene encoding 30S ribosomal protein S15 codes for MIASSIKAEVVKANARAANDTGSPEVQVALLTARINELTPHFKTHAKDHHGRRGLLRMVSRRRKLLDYLKAKDAERYTALIAKLGLRK; via the coding sequence ATGATCGCATCCTCTATCAAGGCCGAAGTCGTCAAGGCCAACGCCCGTGCTGCCAACGATACCGGTAGCCCGGAAGTTCAAGTGGCCCTTCTGACGGCCCGTATCAATGAACTGACCCCTCACTTCAAGACCCATGCCAAGGATCACCACGGTCGCCGTGGCCTGCTGCGCATGGTGAGCCGCCGCCGCAAGCTGCTGGACTACCTGAAGGCGAAGGATGCTGAGCGTTATACGGCATTGATCGCCAAGCTGGGTCTGCGCAAGTAA
- a CDS encoding type IV pilin protein: MKAQANRGFTLIELMIVVAVIGILAAVAYPAYNDSILKGRRAQGRAALAELLQQQERYMTQNNCYLAFSNSSGTATALAPSPSTACGGVTASTVPFKTFSGDGGLPAAAYLLSANTCPATGSGTLPISQCVRVIATPVKSDPVVGNLELMSNGTKKCTGNTSNPRLCWP, translated from the coding sequence ATGAAAGCTCAAGCAAACCGGGGTTTCACTCTGATAGAACTCATGATTGTGGTGGCGGTGATAGGCATTCTGGCAGCAGTTGCTTATCCTGCTTACAACGACTCCATTCTGAAAGGGCGGCGAGCGCAGGGGCGAGCCGCCTTGGCAGAGCTTCTGCAGCAACAGGAGCGATACATGACCCAAAATAATTGCTACTTGGCATTCAGCAATAGCAGTGGCACTGCCACGGCCCTCGCACCCTCGCCATCCACGGCGTGCGGGGGGGTTACAGCTTCAACGGTTCCCTTTAAAACCTTTTCTGGCGATGGGGGCCTACCTGCTGCGGCTTATCTGCTGTCAGCCAATACATGCCCCGCCACAGGCAGTGGGACCTTGCCGATTTCTCAGTGTGTCAGAGTGATCGCAACTCCAGTGAAATCAGACCCAGTCGTCGGTAATTTGGAGTTGATGAGCAATGGCACGAAGAAATGCACTGGCAACACAAGCAATCCTAGATTGTGCTGGCCATGA
- a CDS encoding pilus assembly protein, whose amino-acid sequence MNNSVSPRPATAMKIIAEFKESIKSSSSAKWIALAAVPIMATISFVALSAGTAPAIPAINISADPLYAAAAVDKPTLALALSVEYPTVGSQYPSGGTTDNTYSNLQEYLGYYDAESCYTYNDSPAETPASGLTAADYKRFDRSGAATARKCTNAFSGNFLNWASSSAIDMLRLALSGGDRYIDTATTSSSLTILQRAVIPNGDPVCMWNTSNFPAKQLQKDGGSAGTYWGAVPTAMITAANGNDIWVANTLNRIYFGTSNTGNCSTGPASYKLGSPTTNSSVGPVSDSSSNLPNGSTQCATENNTCSFTGTKEVWYGVKVNGVNYWKVAPASNGVACTNDIFGDPKSGTAKQCYYRNYSGSWTPPVNANLNSDGFFYARVQVCNTTSGVLQDVRAAYNLCRQYPNGNYKPTGVIQKYSDQMRLAAFGYLMDQTASYNNGRYGGVLRAPMKYVGSKTFSTTGQDNTPNGGNPNAEWNANNGVFLSNPDNNTSQTPNISGVINYLNKFGRTGPVPGRYKIYDPVGELHYETIRYLQGLQPSTAATSNISTDMYDGYPVYSTWTDPYDNRSNASDYSCLKSNVVVIGDVNTHDGNRLPTPDLANNIPNINAWRSTVQAFERNQATTYQDGQNVTRTTGNPNGANGSVPSGTQTSQIMGSAYWSHTHDIRGSDWTAAPAKQRPGLRVKTFLFDVNEYGDQNNVSTRRFANQFFMASKYGGFESDPSNAAARPYNTYGNPFKRQDGTNDNNVWQKQNDPGEAGTYYLQSSARGVLSAFDDIFSRASTQARSIAGSSASSTTISSTSGSVVYSAKFDTSNWSGDVVAEPLTVSGTSLSLGSQNWSAADRLSVMASPATNRKIFVGNTAGNANPVAASFTWLTIENTLQGYLNKAEPTASSDGQGSARVSFLRGDRTKEGNPFRVRSSLLGDIVNSSVVYSGAPTAAYSGAGYVAFRNNYINRTPAVFAGANDGMLHSFNAGTGDELFAYIPSWMGPKLSALTNTSYVTNHQSYVDAPPVVGEAQVAFNGTASDWKTVLVSGTGGGGSGVFALDVSDPSTFAASNVMWEFKRSDDADMGQVIGKPQILKLKTSGSSSTSTYRWFAVVASGANNYVPDVNGVFSATGQPALFLLALDKQPGTSWTLGTNYFKISLPIDSTLSAGKATGLANFQPLWGSAGEVTQIYMGDFHGNLWKLDFSKNQPTSDWNINKLTAFNKGTAGSPVPYPLYIAKDSSNTIQPITAAPAIFSGPAVSGLETFYVTFGTGKYLETADNTSTATNSFYAVYDNGTTTADNSPAAASVISGRARLKQGAINTGTRVITVGAFKWGRAMSDTDATQRSGWYFDMPVTGEKLISAIGDQGNLFATFNTIIPGSAGVTGSCSPTLGTSNAYVVNIGDGSGKYNLSTVGLLGPSMFFVNESETPPAPLDSTGRGWRTTTLRSTTIGQSGVSTSTQVVSITEAVGRLSWRQINNYQDMKNN is encoded by the coding sequence ATGAATAACTCTGTTTCCCCCAGGCCTGCGACGGCAATGAAAATCATTGCAGAATTCAAAGAGAGCATTAAAAGTTCGTCTTCTGCGAAATGGATTGCGTTGGCAGCCGTGCCTATCATGGCCACCATTTCATTTGTTGCACTCAGCGCAGGCACTGCGCCGGCCATACCTGCAATCAACATTTCCGCAGACCCTTTGTATGCAGCAGCTGCGGTGGATAAGCCCACCTTGGCACTGGCTTTATCGGTTGAATATCCAACAGTGGGCTCCCAATACCCATCGGGTGGCACTACAGACAACACCTATTCCAATCTGCAAGAATATTTGGGATATTACGATGCGGAAAGTTGTTATACTTATAATGACTCCCCAGCTGAAACCCCTGCCAGTGGCTTGACTGCAGCAGACTACAAGCGTTTCGATCGCAGCGGTGCTGCAACCGCACGAAAGTGCACCAATGCCTTCAGCGGTAATTTTTTGAACTGGGCCAGCAGTTCAGCCATTGATATGCTCCGCCTGGCATTGTCAGGCGGTGATCGATACATTGATACAGCCACTACCAGCTCTTCCCTGACCATACTTCAACGTGCAGTCATTCCCAATGGGGACCCGGTCTGCATGTGGAATACCAGCAATTTTCCGGCCAAACAACTGCAAAAAGATGGTGGAAGTGCAGGGACGTATTGGGGTGCTGTACCTACAGCAATGATCACAGCTGCCAATGGAAACGATATATGGGTAGCGAATACCTTGAATCGAATCTATTTTGGCACCTCCAACACCGGAAACTGCTCTACAGGCCCGGCGTCATATAAGTTGGGCTCGCCAACGACCAATTCATCGGTAGGGCCAGTGAGCGACTCCTCGTCCAACCTGCCCAATGGCAGCACCCAGTGTGCCACCGAAAACAACACATGCAGTTTTACGGGCACCAAAGAGGTTTGGTATGGAGTCAAAGTCAATGGTGTGAATTACTGGAAGGTGGCTCCCGCATCGAATGGCGTGGCTTGTACCAATGACATCTTTGGCGACCCGAAGAGCGGCACTGCTAAGCAGTGTTACTACAGAAACTACAGCGGATCGTGGACACCGCCTGTTAACGCAAACTTGAACAGCGATGGCTTTTTCTATGCCCGCGTCCAAGTCTGCAATACCACCTCTGGCGTTTTGCAGGATGTGCGTGCTGCATACAATTTGTGCAGGCAGTATCCTAACGGCAATTACAAACCAACCGGTGTTATTCAAAAATACAGTGATCAGATGCGATTGGCTGCCTTTGGTTATCTCATGGATCAGACGGCAAGCTATAACAACGGCCGCTATGGCGGGGTACTTCGCGCACCGATGAAATATGTCGGCAGCAAAACCTTCAGCACCACCGGACAGGACAATACTCCAAACGGCGGGAATCCCAATGCAGAATGGAATGCCAACAACGGAGTATTCCTATCCAATCCCGACAATAATACCAGTCAAACTCCAAACATCAGCGGCGTCATTAATTATCTGAACAAATTCGGCAGAACCGGACCTGTGCCGGGTCGCTACAAAATATATGACCCCGTCGGTGAACTCCATTACGAAACGATCAGATACCTGCAAGGCTTGCAGCCAAGCACCGCTGCGACGAGCAATATTTCAACTGATATGTACGATGGCTATCCGGTTTATTCAACCTGGACCGACCCATATGACAACAGAAGTAACGCATCGGATTATTCTTGCTTGAAAAGCAATGTTGTTGTTATTGGAGACGTTAACACCCATGACGGAAACAGGCTGCCAACGCCTGATTTGGCAAATAATATTCCGAACATCAATGCATGGCGTAGCACGGTTCAAGCTTTTGAGCGGAATCAAGCAACGACCTATCAAGATGGTCAAAATGTGACCCGAACCACTGGCAATCCCAACGGGGCCAACGGTAGCGTGCCGAGTGGCACTCAAACCAGCCAGATCATGGGGTCGGCATACTGGTCTCACACGCACGACATTCGTGGATCCGATTGGACCGCTGCCCCCGCAAAACAGCGCCCAGGACTCCGAGTCAAAACGTTCCTTTTCGACGTCAACGAGTACGGGGACCAAAACAACGTCTCGACACGCCGTTTTGCCAATCAGTTTTTCATGGCCTCCAAGTATGGCGGCTTCGAATCGGATCCCAGCAACGCTGCAGCCAGGCCGTACAACACCTATGGCAATCCTTTTAAGCGCCAAGACGGCACCAACGACAACAATGTCTGGCAAAAGCAAAATGATCCTGGCGAGGCTGGCACCTACTACCTTCAAAGTAGTGCACGTGGTGTCCTTTCAGCCTTTGACGATATTTTCAGCAGGGCGTCGACCCAAGCCAGAAGCATCGCAGGCAGCTCAGCCTCTTCCACGACTATCAGCAGCACGTCGGGAAGCGTTGTCTATTCTGCCAAGTTTGATACCAGCAACTGGAGCGGAGACGTCGTCGCTGAACCTCTGACTGTTTCTGGTACGAGTCTTAGCCTGGGCTCTCAAAATTGGAGCGCCGCTGACCGCCTATCGGTAATGGCCTCGCCTGCAACCAATCGCAAGATTTTTGTAGGTAATACCGCTGGGAACGCCAATCCAGTGGCGGCGTCATTTACTTGGTTAACCATTGAAAACACCTTGCAAGGCTATCTCAATAAAGCGGAACCTACCGCATCTTCAGATGGGCAAGGTTCGGCGCGTGTCAGCTTTTTAAGAGGGGATCGAACCAAGGAAGGAAACCCTTTCCGGGTGCGCAGCTCATTGCTTGGAGACATCGTCAATTCCAGCGTCGTTTACTCAGGTGCGCCTACTGCAGCCTATTCCGGCGCTGGGTATGTCGCCTTCCGTAATAACTATATCAATCGCACGCCGGCCGTTTTTGCGGGGGCAAATGACGGCATGCTACATTCATTCAACGCGGGCACTGGCGACGAATTGTTTGCCTATATTCCCAGCTGGATGGGTCCCAAGCTCTCGGCATTGACAAACACCAGCTATGTGACCAACCATCAAAGCTATGTCGATGCCCCCCCAGTCGTGGGAGAGGCGCAAGTGGCGTTCAATGGCACAGCATCCGACTGGAAAACCGTTCTGGTTTCGGGAACAGGGGGTGGAGGCTCCGGGGTTTTTGCATTGGACGTGTCTGACCCCTCCACCTTTGCCGCCTCCAACGTCATGTGGGAATTCAAGCGTTCCGATGACGCCGACATGGGCCAGGTGATTGGAAAGCCGCAGATACTAAAACTGAAAACCAGTGGAAGCTCCAGCACCAGCACCTATCGGTGGTTTGCAGTGGTGGCGAGCGGAGCTAACAACTATGTGCCAGACGTCAATGGGGTGTTCAGCGCGACTGGACAGCCTGCCCTATTTTTGCTGGCACTGGACAAGCAGCCTGGGACCTCTTGGACCTTGGGAACCAACTATTTCAAGATCTCTTTGCCCATTGATAGTACGCTGAGTGCAGGGAAAGCAACCGGACTTGCCAATTTTCAACCGCTCTGGGGCAGTGCTGGAGAAGTCACGCAAATCTACATGGGCGACTTTCACGGCAACCTCTGGAAACTGGATTTTTCGAAAAACCAGCCTACCAGTGATTGGAATATAAATAAATTGACGGCATTCAACAAGGGCACTGCAGGGTCGCCTGTACCCTACCCCTTGTATATTGCCAAAGATTCGAGCAATACCATTCAACCCATTACTGCAGCACCGGCCATATTCTCGGGACCGGCGGTATCCGGCCTGGAAACCTTCTATGTGACCTTCGGCACAGGGAAATATCTAGAAACCGCGGACAATACATCGACCGCAACCAACAGCTTCTATGCCGTTTACGACAACGGGACTACGACTGCAGACAACTCTCCTGCCGCAGCAAGTGTCATCAGTGGGCGGGCGCGGCTGAAACAAGGCGCCATCAATACCGGCACGAGGGTCATCACGGTTGGTGCATTCAAATGGGGCCGGGCCATGTCGGATACCGATGCGACACAACGTTCCGGTTGGTATTTTGATATGCCGGTTACTGGAGAAAAATTGATCAGCGCGATTGGTGACCAAGGCAATCTTTTTGCAACTTTCAATACAATCATTCCTGGCTCCGCTGGAGTTACTGGAAGTTGTTCCCCCACGCTTGGAACTAGCAATGCCTATGTGGTCAATATTGGCGATGGGTCAGGAAAATACAACCTATCGACCGTAGGTCTGCTGGGACCGAGCATGTTCTTTGTGAATGAATCCGAGACCCCGCCGGCTCCACTCGACAGCACCGGTCGGGGCTGGAGAACCACCACCTTGAGGAGCACGACCATTGGGCAATCCGGTGTCAGTACAAGCACGCAAGTTGTCAGTATCACGGAGGCCGTCGGCCGACTAAGTTGGCGCCAGATCAATAACTACCAAGACATGAAAAACAATTGA
- the pilV gene encoding type IV pilus modification protein PilV gives MTFPALLPTPRLAAKTPSRPRPIRQSLGFTLVEVLVAIMVLSFGMLGLVGMQAFALQSNREARLQAQAAMLARELAEMMRGNKEVGVKTATADNPYLVSLSSGSMVPATPSYCLSVGNAATGCTSATDIANAEMTDWLARVDNTLPGARVVICFDSAPYDSNGIPRWACPPAGTNSNEIAVIKIGWTRNSTDRSKTGSDLLEQASSSTSVPYIIFPVTSGNASSI, from the coding sequence ATGACATTCCCTGCCCTGTTACCAACGCCCAGGCTGGCCGCCAAAACCCCTTCCCGTCCACGACCCATCAGGCAATCTCTAGGCTTTACCTTGGTTGAAGTCCTGGTCGCGATCATGGTGCTGTCTTTCGGCATGCTGGGCTTGGTTGGCATGCAGGCTTTTGCACTGCAGTCGAACAGAGAGGCTCGATTGCAAGCACAAGCTGCGATGTTGGCGAGGGAACTGGCCGAAATGATGCGGGGCAACAAAGAAGTCGGCGTCAAGACGGCAACTGCTGACAACCCGTATCTGGTATCTCTCTCTAGCGGCTCCATGGTCCCAGCCACTCCATCGTATTGCCTGAGCGTGGGCAATGCGGCCACAGGTTGCACGTCCGCAACTGATATTGCCAACGCAGAAATGACGGATTGGCTCGCCAGGGTAGACAACACTCTGCCTGGAGCCCGTGTGGTTATCTGTTTTGACAGTGCTCCATACGACAGCAACGGTATTCCTCGATGGGCATGTCCTCCTGCCGGAACAAATTCAAATGAGATTGCCGTCATAAAGATTGGCTGGACCCGTAATTCTACCGACAGAAGCAAAACTGGGAGCGACTTGCTTGAGCAGGCAAGTAGTTCAACAAGCGTTCCCTATATTATTTTTCCAGTGACCAGTGGCAACGCCAGTTCGATATGA